One window of the Triticum dicoccoides isolate Atlit2015 ecotype Zavitan chromosome 3B, WEW_v2.0, whole genome shotgun sequence genome contains the following:
- the LOC119275429 gene encoding keratinocyte proline-rich protein-like gives MPANSRIPHFHSPPSRREIWPLAPVPLPTGLPCRTPRPTVTPDPCAGETSNKGYSHGRRCSKLAGPDDFSMPSARLLLSAYGSGCRRPFPASSSDMVGDTNLCSPPPIPPGALPSPCLTASSPCKLPSPRSSICSSPAARVQFGVRRRTVRRITACSIASHIFTHPPLPHPMLAASVWDDAGWGRKK, from the exons ATGCCCGCCAACTCCCGCATCCCGCACTTCCACTCACCCCCATCCAGACGCGAGATCTGGCCGCTCGCCCCCGTTCCACTGCCTACCGGCCTCCCATGCCGCACACCACGGCCCACGGTGACGCCAGATCCATGCGCCGGTGAGACCAGCAAC AAGGGATACAGCCATGGCCGTCGTTGCTCAAAGCTTGCCGGACCCGACGATTTCTCCATGCCGAGCGCTCGCCTTCTGTTGTCCGCATATGGATCCGGGTGCCGCCGTCCCTTCCCAGCCTCCTCCAGTGAcatggttggtgacaccaacctatGCTCACCTCCTCCCATCCCTCCAGGAGCTCTCCCGTCACCCTGTCTGACGGCCTCCTCTCCCTGCAAACTCCCTTCGCCGAGGTCCAGTATATGTTCATCCCCGGCGGCTCGAGTACAGTTCGGCGTACGACGGCGTACAGTACGGCGTATTACGGCGTGCAGTATTGCATCCCACATC TTCACCCATCCTCCGCTGCCGCATCCTATGCTAGCCGCCAGTGTGTGGGATGACGCTGGATGGGGGCGAAAAAAGTAA